One genomic segment of Fundulus heteroclitus isolate FHET01 chromosome 10, MU-UCD_Fhet_4.1, whole genome shotgun sequence includes these proteins:
- the dnah9 gene encoding dynein heavy chain 9, axonemal, translating to MEESPAAEDKRLGFIADCVLRTLKLKPDRWERCVSDEESSQVLQGFLDTAEQEALVVSMSTAGLLEPTTSFTASPKSKAVYFMKRDKAALSPRSIKESLVYGDLSSAPLDQFSALVGEVVAPLLSNTINHIKWPQVVSQDIRQHIHSLTTSLLVVSGQVRGKTLLALPAGVEKVEQSALEADKGRGTVDKGIIHSLESTVIEWSHQIHTVLKKDSSEAVLGGKNPTPHAELLFWKNRYADLECLHYQLNSCKVKQIKAWLEAVESSYYPAFMNMQREVLAALEEAKDVCVYLTPLQRLFEELENVEFPDVKGQIKAVMHTICLVWTNSKHYNTPGRLIVLLQETCNLLVQQVNSVYLFIIFFLCECLPQDLQG from the exons ATGGAGGAGTCGCCTGCTGCTGAGGACAAAAGACTGGGTTTCATAGCGGACTGCGTGCTGAGAACTCTTAAACTGAAGCCGGATAGATGGGAAAGATGCGTGTCGGACGAGGAAAGCTCCCAGGTGTTACAGGGCTTCCTGGACACAGCGGAGCAGGAGGCTCTGGTGGTGTCCATGAGCACAGCTGGACTGCTGGAGCCCACCACCTCGTTTACTGCCAGCCCAAAAAGCAAGGCAGTGTACTTTATGAAGAGAGACAAAGCAGCGCTGAGTCCAAGGTCCATCAAAGAGAGCTTGGTCTACGGAGACCTGTCTTCCGCTCCACTGGACCAGTTTTCTGCTCTAGTTGGGGAG GTTGTGGCTCCACTGCTCTCCAACACGATTAACCACATCAAATGGCCCCAAGTTGTGTCTCAGGACATCAGGCAGCATATCCATTCCCTCACCACCAGCCTGTTAGTTGTGTCTGGCCAAGTCCGAGGTAAAACCTTGCTTGCACTCCCTGCAGGCGTTGAGAAGGTTGAACAAAGTGCCCTGGAGGCAGACAAAGG CAGGGGAACAGTGGATAAGGGTATTATCCACTCTTTGGAGTCCACAGTGATCGAGTGGAGCCATCAGATCCACACTGTCCTCAAGAAAGACTCCTCTGAAGCTgtgctggggggaaaaaatccgaCGCCTCACGCTGAGCTGCTCTTCTGGAAGAACAG ATATGCAGATTTGGAGTGCCTCCACTATCAGTTGAACTCCTGTaaagtgaaacagataaaggcATGGCTGGAGGCCGTGGAAAGCAGCTATTATCCTGCTTTTATGAACATGCAGCGGGAAGTCCTCGCAG CTTTGGAGGAAGCGAAGGACGTTTGCGTCTACCTGACGCCCCTGCAGCGTCTGTTTGAGGAACTGGAAAACGTGGAGTTCCCTGATGTCAAAGGTCAAATTAAAGCTGTTATGCACACAATATGCCTGGTGTGGACCAACTCCAAACATTACAACACCCCGGGACGTCTCATTGTCTTGCTGCAGGAGACCTGCAACCTCCTCGTACAGCAGGTTAACTCCGTCTATCTCTTcatcatttttttcttgtgtgagTGTTTACCACAAGATTTGCAAGGCTAG